Within Sorangiineae bacterium MSr11367, the genomic segment GGTACACGGCGGTTCTCGATGCCGAGGGACTCGGATTGGGAGTCACGGCGTTCATCGCCGTGCGGCTCGATCGGCCGACGCATCGCGCGGCGTTCTTGAAGCGGGTGCGCCGAGAAGCGGCCGTGGTGGAGTGCCATCACATGGCGGGCGACGACGATTACCTGCTCAAGGTCCACGTGACCGATCTCAAGACGCTCGAGACCCTGGTCAGCGAAACGCTGAAGGGCATCGATGGCGTCATCGGGACGCGCACGTCGATTGCGCTCTCCACGTTGAAGGACGCTCCGCATCTGCCCCTCGAACACCTTGCACCGGATGAATGACGATGGTTCCTGTCTTTCTAAAAGCCGTCTTTCTCGGCCTCTCGGTGGCCGCTCCCGTGGGCCCCATCGGCATCTTGTGCATCCGGCGCACGCTCACCGATGGGCGCAAGCTGGGGTTCGCGTGCGGTATGGGCGCGGCCACGGCGGACGCGATTTACGGGCTCGTTGCGGGGATTGGCGTCAGTGCCATCGCGCGGGCCTTTGCCGAGCATCAAGCCATGTTTCGCACCGTGGGCGCGCTGTACCTCGGCTACCTGGCGTTTCGCATTTGGACGGCCGCGGTGCCGGAGGAGGGGGCCAAGGTCGCCGGCGGCAGCGCCTTCTCGGCATGGCTGTCGACCTTGGCGCTCACCATCACGAACCCCATGACCATCGCGGCGTTTCTCGCGATGTTCTCGTCCTTCGGCATCCAGCCAGGCGAGAGCGCGTGGATCGATACGGGCACCCTCGTGGGCGGGGTGTTTCTCGGATCGGCGGCGTGGTGGTTCACGCTCAGCGGAGGCGTCAGTCTGCTGCGCCACCGCCTGCGACGCGCGCACCTGGTGTGGATCAACCGCGTGTCGGCGACGGGGTTATTCGCCTTTGCGCTCAGCGCTGCCTTTGGTCTCCTCAGCTAGAAGCTGCTTCGTGAGCTCGGGTTTCTGCACCTTGCCCATGGCATTGCGCGGGAGCTCGGTCATGAGCACCACCTGCTTGGGAACCTTGTACGGGGCGAGGCTTTGCTTGGCGAAGGTGCGTACGAGCTCCGTCGCGCACTCGCCCGCGCGGCCTTCGTGCGCGACCACGCACGCCACGACGCGGTCACCCCAGTTTTCATCGGGCACGCCGACGACGGCGACCTCGCGGATGGCCGGGTGCTCGCGCAGTGCTTCCTCGATTTCGAGCGCGCTCAGTTTGTAGCCGCCGCTCTTCAGAATATCGACGCTCGTGCGGCCCAGTATTTTGAAGTAACCGTCGGCGTCGCGGGTGACCGTGTCGCCGGTGCGGAACCATCGCTCGCCCGTCGCGTCGGGCACGAACGCGTCGCGCGTCGCGTCGGGGCGCTTGTAATAGCCGGAGAAGACGCTGGGGCCGGCGATCCAGAGTTCGCCGACTTCGGCGTCTTGGCCCTGATCGTCGACGATGCGCGTTCGCACCGTCGGCAAGGGGAGGCCGACGTGGGCCGGCTTGCGGGCGCCGTGCACCGGGTTGGTCGTGCCGACGCCGATCTCGGTCATGCCGAAGCGCTCCACCGGGATGGCGCCCGCGATGATCTGCCAGCGCTCGGCGAGGGTTGCGGGCAGGGCAGCACTCCCGCTGGTGGCCAGGCGCAGGCCGCGTGCGCCGCGTTGCCATTCGGCGCGAAGGTCGGGGGCGGCCTCGTCAAAGGCGTTGAAGAGGCGCGTATACATGGTGGGGACCGCCATGAGGACGGTGGCCCGCGGAAGCTCGCTCCAGATGCGCTTCGCATCGAAGCCCGGGAGCATGCGCACGGTCGCCCCGGCACCGAGCGCAGTCAGCAGTGCGATGGCCAGCCCGTGCATGTGGTGCAGCGGCAGCGCATGGAGCAGCGTGTCGCGCTCGGTGAACTCCCACGCCTCCGCCAGGAGCCGCTGCTGCGTCTCCAGATTGCCGTGGGTCAGAACGGCGCCCTTCGGCTTTCCCGTGGTTCCGCTCGTGTAAAGCTGCAGCGCGGGCGCGTCGGGGGCTTGCGAGGGGCCTTCGTCCAGCATCGGCCCCTCCGAAAACACCGCCTCGTCGGTGGAAAGGACGCGCCGGCCTTCGGCCGCTTGCTCGAGCCGCGGCCTCAGATCCGGCGAAACAAGGATGGTGCGAACCTCGGCGTCCTCGCAGAAGTAGAGCATCTCCCGCGATGGATGCAGGGGCGACAGCACGGTGACGACGCCGCCGGCCATGAGCACGCCAAAGAACGACGCCACGAAGTGCCCGCCGGGCGAAACGAAAATGGCGACGCGTTCGCCTGCCAAACCCGCCCGCGAATCCTTGCGCTCCCCATCCGGCCCACTCGCTGAGAGCAGCGCGGCCGCGATGCGCCGCGCCCGAGCATGAAGATCCGCATAAGTCCAGGTGCCTTCGTCATCCGAGATGGCGATCCGCGGGTCGGTCCGGAGGTTCATGCTTTCGCGTACCTAGCATGAGAGGTTTGGATCTTGCCCCGTTGACGCATCGATTCCGATTCCTATGATGGGTTGTTGTTCCCTCTGCCCGGTTCGAGAAGAGACGGTTTTATTATGATCCCTACAGGCGTGATTTCGGAGGATTAGCGATAGCTCTGTGAGCACGCCGGGCCGCAAACCGTAGTTACCTACGCGCGCGGATAACTCGGAAGCCTAATGCGCAATCATTGGTCCCCCACCTAGCCAACCGGCTAGGGGTCATGCAAACCGCCGACGGCCATGGTGGTAAGGAGCACGTTAGGCCCTCGCAGAAGTGCGAGGGCCTTTTTTTTCGGCTTTTTCGAAGGCGCGCTGGTCTAGAGTCGACATCGCAATGGCGAGCGCACGTGCCGACGTCCTGGTCTTCGGGGCCACCGGGTTCACCGGCAAGCTCGTCTGCGATGCGCTTCGCACACGCGGGGTGACGTTCGCCATCGCGGGCCGGAGCCGCGCCAAGCTCGATGCGCTTTCCGACTCGCTCGGGGGGGTCGAAACGGCACTCGTCGACCTGAAGGACGCCGAGACCATCGTGCGTGCCCTCAGCGGACGCAAGGTCGTCAGCGCGTGCGCCGGGCCATTCATCGACGTGGGCGAGCCCATTTTGGCGAGTTGCGCGCGCATGGGCATCCACTACGCGGACACGACGGGCGAGCAAAACTTCGTCGCCCTCGCGGTCCTTCGCTACCGCGCCACGGCGGAAGCCAGCGGGGCCTGCGTTGCGCCGTCCATGGCCTACGAGATTGCGCCGCCGGACTGGGCGGCCCATTTGGCCGCGCAGCGTCTGGGGAAAGAGCCCGACGCGATCGACATCGTGTACATCCCGCGCGCGGGTGGAAACCTCGCCGACGCCACGACGCGGGGGACCAAGCTCAGTGTGCTCTCGATTTTCTCGGGTGAGAGCCGACAGTACATCGACGGGGCCCTGCGCCGGGAGGCCCCGGCGGCCACCGTGCGCACCTTTCCGGCGCGGGAGGAAGGGGGCCGGGCCATCACGGCGATGTCGATCCCGAGCCCCGAATCGATCGTCGTCCCGTCGCACACGGCGGCGCGAACGGTGCGGACCTTCATGGCCATGGACAAGGCCGCCGCGCACCTTCTTCAAAAGGCGCGGGGCGTTGCGCCGGCCCTCGCGCGGGTCGCGCGCCCGCTCTTGGTGCGCGCGATCGGTCGCACGACCGAGGGGCCCGAAGGCGAGGCGCGCGGCATGGAGTTCGACGTCCTCGCCGAAGCCCGATCGGGAGATACGGTGAAGCGCGTTTACCTTACGGGCCGCGATCCGTACGGCCTCACCGCGCAGATTCAAGCGCTGTTCGTGGAGCGCGCGCTCGCGGGCAAGGTGCATGCGCGCGGTGTCGTGGCCCCGAGCGTGGCCATTGCTCCGGCGGACGCCCTGGCCGCGTTGCCGCTCGAACTTCACGAGCGCGCGAGCGCGACGACCGAATAGGCGACGGCGGGCCGTTCACCGGGGTTGAGGTACGAGTGCCGCTGGTCGCCGCGGAACGCGATGACGTCCCCCGTCTCGAGTTGCCAGCGCTCGCCGGCGGCGACGAGAACGATGCAGCCGCTCTCGCATGTCAGGTATTCGCGGGTGCCTGGCGTGTGGGGGACGCCGGTCATCTGGCTCTTGGGCGGGAGCTCGAAGCGATCGATTTCCATGCCCGGGATGGCGTCCGGCAGGAGCTTGCGCACGAAGACGTCCCCACGCTGCCGCGTGCGGAGCGTGTCGCGCGGGTAAAATTCGCAGGCGGCGCGCGGCGTGGAGATGAGCTCCTCCAGGGTGACCTGAAAGGCTTCGGCCACGGCATGCATGACGGCGAGCGTCGGGTTTGCGGCGCCCGATTCCACGTTGGCCCACGTGGCGCGGGGGACGTTGGCAATCTTGGCCATTTGCTGTTGGGTGAGCCCGCGCGCTTCCCGCAGCTGCCGAATATTCTTGCCCAGCCGCGTGGCCAGCTCGTCGCTCATGACGACAGGTTGGATCGGTGCCAATAGATTGGCAAGCGTGACAACAGAACGGAGACGGCGCCCCACCCTGTCCGTCGGATGGAGGACACCATGGAATGGTCTGGACGTGGGGTGCTGGTGACGGGCGCGAGCCGTGGGCTCGGGGAACAGCTGGCCCGTTGGTTTGCCAAGCGGGGCGCACGCGTCGGCCTCGTGGCGCGTGGCCGCGATGAGCTCGAGCGCGTCAAGGAATCGATTGTGGCAGAAGGAGGAACCGCCGTGGCGATCGCCGCGGACATCGGGGACAAGGA encodes:
- a CDS encoding acyl-CoA synthetase; protein product: MNLRTDPRIAISDDEGTWTYADLHARARRIAAALLSASGPDGERKDSRAGLAGERVAIFVSPGGHFVASFFGVLMAGGVVTVLSPLHPSREMLYFCEDAEVRTILVSPDLRPRLEQAAEGRRVLSTDEAVFSEGPMLDEGPSQAPDAPALQLYTSGTTGKPKGAVLTHGNLETQQRLLAEAWEFTERDTLLHALPLHHMHGLAIALLTALGAGATVRMLPGFDAKRIWSELPRATVLMAVPTMYTRLFNAFDEAAPDLRAEWQRGARGLRLATSGSAALPATLAERWQIIAGAIPVERFGMTEIGVGTTNPVHGARKPAHVGLPLPTVRTRIVDDQGQDAEVGELWIAGPSVFSGYYKRPDATRDAFVPDATGERWFRTGDTVTRDADGYFKILGRTSVDILKSGGYKLSALEIEEALREHPAIREVAVVGVPDENWGDRVVACVVAHEGRAGECATELVRTFAKQSLAPYKVPKQVVLMTELPRNAMGKVQKPELTKQLLAEETKGSAERKGE
- a CDS encoding LysE family transporter, which codes for MVPVFLKAVFLGLSVAAPVGPIGILCIRRTLTDGRKLGFACGMGAATADAIYGLVAGIGVSAIARAFAEHQAMFRTVGALYLGYLAFRIWTAAVPEEGAKVAGGSAFSAWLSTLALTITNPMTIAAFLAMFSSFGIQPGESAWIDTGTLVGGVFLGSAAWWFTLSGGVSLLRHRLRRAHLVWINRVSATGLFAFALSAAFGLLS
- a CDS encoding Lrp/AsnC family transcriptional regulator produces the protein MPLNRKFEKLDAVDAKVLGLLAAQGRTTWAELGSELGLSAPAAADRVKKLEQLGLIRGYTAVLDAEGLGLGVTAFIAVRLDRPTHRAAFLKRVRREAAVVECHHMAGDDDYLLKVHVTDLKTLETLVSETLKGIDGVIGTRTSIALSTLKDAPHLPLEHLAPDE
- a CDS encoding XRE family transcriptional regulator; translated protein: MSDELATRLGKNIRQLREARGLTQQQMAKIANVPRATWANVESGAANPTLAVMHAVAEAFQVTLEELISTPRAACEFYPRDTLRTRQRGDVFVRKLLPDAIPGMEIDRFELPPKSQMTGVPHTPGTREYLTCESGCIVLVAAGERWQLETGDVIAFRGDQRHSYLNPGERPAVAYSVVALARS
- a CDS encoding saccharopine dehydrogenase NADP-binding domain-containing protein; protein product: MASARADVLVFGATGFTGKLVCDALRTRGVTFAIAGRSRAKLDALSDSLGGVETALVDLKDAETIVRALSGRKVVSACAGPFIDVGEPILASCARMGIHYADTTGEQNFVALAVLRYRATAEASGACVAPSMAYEIAPPDWAAHLAAQRLGKEPDAIDIVYIPRAGGNLADATTRGTKLSVLSIFSGESRQYIDGALRREAPAATVRTFPAREEGGRAITAMSIPSPESIVVPSHTAARTVRTFMAMDKAAAHLLQKARGVAPALARVARPLLVRAIGRTTEGPEGEARGMEFDVLAEARSGDTVKRVYLTGRDPYGLTAQIQALFVERALAGKVHARGVVAPSVAIAPADALAALPLELHERASATTE